In Bombus huntii isolate Logan2020A chromosome 3, iyBomHunt1.1, whole genome shotgun sequence, a single genomic region encodes these proteins:
- the LOC126863700 gene encoding protein PTHB1: MSLFKTKEWWRTRCGANETFDKHSLLAAPLFGKERQDVLVVGSHDGYLRMYSPSSRWVDETKSPTNYKSTDLMIETRLDGCIVDMKAGKFVSGSQDLRLAVLTPSKLTVYNVALVDQSTEYGDRCELKIAYEHPLPRFPASLTIGPFGGVRGRDFLCVQCLDGTLLFYEQEMFAFSQVTRNRLLAEPIIYVPRYDLFVAASSSWYLECHRYQSMAEWSRSTERVSGSANGAEERDAPHRRANATSLEPDWTYNIGEAVLGIEAVTLSSFEVGIVVLGEKHLYCLKDNCTSVKYAKRLEYKPLCFRAYVIEPDGKLMVLVIADTSTLMIYEGSTLKWSAQLPFAPVAVARVQLEVSPSWAESSQRVFRLSRNRAALFAFHGYVWGQLSWLAMFTAPAGRDRSLVSRWSTGSLLLRFGAEFIRRTAASSTGLRLHRSGTGVGGTASSLEEEQGFR; the protein is encoded by the exons ATGTCGTTGTTCAAGACGAAAGAGTGGTGGCGAACGAGGTGCGGTGCGAACGAAACATTCGATAAGCACAGCCTGTTGGCAGCGCCGTTGTTCGGAAAGGAGAGACAAGATGTGCTCGTGGTGGGAAGTCACGACGGTTACCTTAGGATGTACAGTCCGTCGTCGCGATGGGTGGACGAAACGAAATCACCGACCAACTACAAGTCCACGGATTTGATGATCGAGACTCGATTAGACGGTTGCATCGTGGATATGAAGGCGGGAAAGTTCGTCTC AGGATCGCAAGATCTACGTTTGGCGGTATTGACGCCATCCAAGTTGACTGTTTACAACGTGGCTCTGGTCGACCAATCCACCGAATACG GAGATCGGTGCGAACTGAAGATCGCTTACGAGCATCCGCTGCCGAGATTTCCGGCATCGTTGACGATAGGACCGTTCGGCGGCGTTCGCGGCAGAGACTTTCTCTGCGTTCAATGCCTGGACGGGACGCTTCTGTTCTACGAGCAGGAGATGTTCGCGTTCAGCCAGGTGACGCGCAATCGGTTGTTGGCCGAGCCGATCATTTACGTTCCGCGCTACGATCTGTTCGTCGCCGCCAGCTCCTCCTGGTATCTCGAGTGTCACAG GTACCAAAGTATGGCGGAGTGGTCGAGAAGCACGGAACGAGTCTCCGGGAGCGCGAACGGCGCGGAGGAGCGCGACGCGCCGCATCGGCGCGCCAATGCCACGAGCCTCGAGCCAGATTGGACGTACAACATCGGCGAAGCGGTTCTCGGCATCGAGGCTGTCACTTTGAGCAGCTTCGAGGTTGGCATAGTGGTTCTCGGCGAGAAACATCTGTACTGTCTAAAGGACAATTGTACGTCGGTCAAGTACGCCAAGAGGCTGGAATACAAGCCGCTCTGCTTTCGAGCTTACGTTATCG AACCGGACGGGAAGTTGATGGTGCTCGTAATCGCCGACACAAGCACTCTCATGATTTACGAGGGTAGCACGTTGAAATGGTCGGCCCAACTGCCTTTCGCGCCGGTTGCCGTTGCCAGAGTTCAATTAGAGGTGAGTCCGAGTTGGGCCGAGTCGAGCCAACGCGTGTTTCGCTTATCGCGAAACAGGGCCGCGCTCTTTGCATTTCACGGTTACGTTTGGGGACAATTGTCGTGGCTCGCGATGTTTACAGCACCTGCAGGGCGTGATCGTAGTCTTGTCAGCCGATGGTCGACTGGAAGCCTGCTACTTAGGTTCGGAGCCGAGTTTATTCGTCGCACCGCCGCTTCATCCACGGGGTTACGATTACACCGCAGCGGAACAGGAGTTGGCGGAACTGCGAGCTCTCTCGAGGAAGAGCAAGGATTCCGGTGA
- the LOC126863906 gene encoding dynactin subunit 5, giving the protein MEPQDVYYSKAEYVETASGNKVSRHTVLCGSQNIVLHGKVIVQSDAIIRGDLANVRTGRYCIISKNAIIRPPFKKFSRGVAFFPLTMGDHVFVGERAVINAAIVGSYIYIGKNAVIGRRCVLKDCCYIEDGAVVPPETVVPSFTRFAGNPAKCVEDLPECTLDLMLEFTKNYYQHFLPSNV; this is encoded by the exons ATGGAGCCCCAAGACGTTTACTACAGTAAGGCGGAATACGTAGAAACG GCATCCGGCAATAAAGTAAGCAGACACACTGTTCTGTGTGGTTCGCAGAATATCGTGTTGCACGGTAAGGTGATCGTACAGTCGGATGCTATTATCAGAGGCGATTTGGCAAACGTTAGGACGGGACGTTATTGTATTATCAGCAAGAACGCTATTATAAGGCCACCATTTAAGAAGTTCAGCAGAGG CGTTGCCTTCTTTCCTTTGACGATGGGAGATCACGTGTTCGTAGGAGAACGGGCGGTGATTAACGCAGCTATCGTCGGCTCTTACATATACATAGGAAAAAATGCAGTAATC GGGAGAAGGTGCGTCCTGAAAGACTGTTGCTACATCGAGGATGGAGCGGTGGTACCACCGGAGACCGTGGTACCCTCGTTTACCCGTTTCGCCGGCAACCCTGCCAAGTGCGTCGAAGATTTACCCGAGTGCACGCTCGACCTCATGCTGGAATTCACCAAAAATTACTATCAACACTTTTTGCCGTCCAACGTTTAA
- the LOC126863858 gene encoding glutamate receptor ionotropic, delta-1-like isoform X1 has translation MLFLGRVLGIVAILAATRPADAFDSWFVDLIHDSVTVLFPPVRVSAHLCRVDHDGAIELSRRMSRKGLAHDIHGELQGFELRTRHDGWEHRILYVVDLDCDYAIPLLRAANASGQFSAPIRWLLLRDGTIAGNSMARVDRTFSDMAVYPDSEVIVATKLRVDDSFAEITSVYRPSPYHGVITEDRGNWTVDGGVRAANLHAASRRRRNLRRTPLKSCLVMTDPDTINHLTDYENKHIDAVTKANYPWMLHIASRMNATIDFRVTNTWGYRLENGSWNGLTGMLQRREIDIGGTATYLIQQRIGVIDYVQLYTRTKAKFIFRAPLLSTVSNIFTLPFQRSVWIAIGVFLLLVLGLLYFSSKWEYRRGASAKSAAYWQQFHLDEQTLSDNFMVVLGAFAQQGYSYEPYRVPSRIVTLMLLLAALNLYASYTANIVALLQSTTDSIRTIADLFYSPLKLGAQDVVHVRHYLKSFQDPLRKAIVEKIEPKGHNSSWLPVEEGVRRVKDELFAFHSELGAFYKIMQETYREEEKCGITEIDILNMLYPLLVIPTRSPYLEIVKNAALALAETGLQTREDSRLYTKKPKCQGQTSFVSIGFTECYFALVAVGYGALLSLVVLAVEHLWHRKGSLIDLRAVKRFASDALPFPGETPNDNATPWNEGDPFEFIEESRRLPSKETENGSVSEDADDRQ, from the exons ATGCTGTTTCTCGGTCGAGTTCTCGGTATCGTGGCGATCCTCGCCGCTACTCGACCAGCGGATGCGTTCGACTCGTGGTTCGTCGACCTGATCCACGACTCCGTCACCGTGCTGTTTCCACCGGTAAGAGTATCGGCGCATCTCTGTCGTGTCGACCATG ACGGCGCGATCGAGCTGTCCAGAAGGATGTCGAGAAAGGGTCTGGCTCACGACATACATGGCGAGTTGCAGGGATTCGAGCTACGAACGCGCCACGACGGCTGGGAACATCGGATTTTGTACGTGGTGGACCTGGATTGCGACTACGCGATTCCACTCTTGCGAGCG GCGAACGCGAGCGGCCAGTTCTCAGCGCCGATCAGATGGCTTCTGCTTCGAGATGGCACGATCGCTGGAAACTCGATGGCTCGCGTGGATCGAACGTTCAGCGATATGGCCGTTTATCCAGACAGCGAGGTGATCGTGGCGACGAAGCTGCGAGTCGACGATAGCTTCGCGGAAATAACGTCCGTGTACAGGCCTAGCCCGTATCACGGTGTTATAACGGAGGATCGAGGAAACTGGACGGTGGATGGCGGCGTTCGAGCGGCGAATCTGCACGCGGCGTCGCGACGAAGAAGGAACCTTCGACGGACGCCTCTGAAATCCTGTCTCGTG ATGACGGATCCCGATACGATCAACCACTTAACCGATTACGAAAATAAGCATATAGATGCGGTTACGAAGGCCAACTATCCTTGGATGTTGCATATAGCGAGCCGAATGAATGCAAC CATCGACTTTCGCGTGACCAACACCTGGGGATATCGACTGGAGAACGGGTCGTGGAACGGCCTCACCGGGATGCTGCAACGACGAGAGATCGATATAGGAGGCACGGCAACCTATCTTATTCAACAGCGTATCGGTGTAATCGATTATGTACAACTTTATACCCGCACCAA AGCGAAATTCATTTTCCGTGCGCCTTTGCTGTCCACCGTGAGCAACATTTTCACGCTGCCGTTTCAACGATCCGTCTGGATAGCGATCGGCGTTTTTCTTCTGCTGGTACTCGGCTTGCTCTACTTTTCCTCCAAATGGGAATATCGTCGGGGAGCATCGGCGAAAAGCGCCGCATATTGGCAGCAATTTCATCTGGACGAACAAACGCTCAGTGATAATTTCATGGTCGTGTTGGGTGCTTTTGCGCAACAAG GATACTCTTACGAGCCGTATCGCGTTCCCTCGCGAATCGTCACTTTGATGCTTTTACTCGCCGCTCTCAACCTGTACGCCTCTTACACGGCCAATATCGTCGCTCTGCTCCAATCCACCACCGACTCTATCAGAACTATCGCCGACCTGTTCTACAGCCCGTTAAAATTGGGGGCGCAAGACGTGGTCCACGTTCGACACTACCTCAAG AGCTTTCAAGATCCTCTGCGAAAAGCCATAGTGGAAAAGATCGAACCAAAGGGTCACAACAGCTCGTGGTTACCGGTCGAAGAAGGGGTTCGACGCGTTAAAGACGAGCTGTTCGCGTTCCACTCGGAACTGGGCGCGTTCTACAAGATAATGCAGGAGACGTATCGGGAGGAAGAGAAGTGCGGGATCACGGAGATCGATATACTGAACATGTTATATCCGCTTCTGGTGATCCCAACTCGATCGCCGTATCTGGAGATCGTAAAAAACGC GGCTTTGGCGTTGGCCGAGACTGGTCTGCAAACCCGCGAAGACAGCCGCTTGTACACGAAGAAGCCCAAATGCCAAGGACAAACGAGCTTCGTCAGCATAGGATTCACCGAGTGCTATTTCGCGTTGGTGGCGGTGGGCTACGGGGCGCTTCTCAGTCTCGTTGTGTTGGCGGTGGAACATCTGTGGCATAGGAAAGGAAGCTTGATCGACCTCCGGGCCGTGAAGAGGTTCGCCTCGGACGCCTTGCCGTTTCCCGGTGAAACACCGAACGACAACGCGACACCTTGGAACGAAGGCGATCCGTTTGAGTTCATCGAGGAGAGTCGTCGCTTGCCGAGCAAGGAAACGGAGAACGGATCGGTGTCAGAGGACGCGGATGATCGTCAATGA
- the LOC126863858 gene encoding glutamate receptor ionotropic, delta-1-like isoform X2, with the protein MSRKGLAHDIHGELQGFELRTRHDGWEHRILYVVDLDCDYAIPLLRAANASGQFSAPIRWLLLRDGTIAGNSMARVDRTFSDMAVYPDSEVIVATKLRVDDSFAEITSVYRPSPYHGVITEDRGNWTVDGGVRAANLHAASRRRRNLRRTPLKSCLVMTDPDTINHLTDYENKHIDAVTKANYPWMLHIASRMNATIDFRVTNTWGYRLENGSWNGLTGMLQRREIDIGGTATYLIQQRIGVIDYVQLYTRTKAKFIFRAPLLSTVSNIFTLPFQRSVWIAIGVFLLLVLGLLYFSSKWEYRRGASAKSAAYWQQFHLDEQTLSDNFMVVLGAFAQQGYSYEPYRVPSRIVTLMLLLAALNLYASYTANIVALLQSTTDSIRTIADLFYSPLKLGAQDVVHVRHYLKSFQDPLRKAIVEKIEPKGHNSSWLPVEEGVRRVKDELFAFHSELGAFYKIMQETYREEEKCGITEIDILNMLYPLLVIPTRSPYLEIVKNAALALAETGLQTREDSRLYTKKPKCQGQTSFVSIGFTECYFALVAVGYGALLSLVVLAVEHLWHRKGSLIDLRAVKRFASDALPFPGETPNDNATPWNEGDPFEFIEESRRLPSKETENGSVSEDADDRQ; encoded by the exons ATGTCGAGAAAGGGTCTGGCTCACGACATACATGGCGAGTTGCAGGGATTCGAGCTACGAACGCGCCACGACGGCTGGGAACATCGGATTTTGTACGTGGTGGACCTGGATTGCGACTACGCGATTCCACTCTTGCGAGCG GCGAACGCGAGCGGCCAGTTCTCAGCGCCGATCAGATGGCTTCTGCTTCGAGATGGCACGATCGCTGGAAACTCGATGGCTCGCGTGGATCGAACGTTCAGCGATATGGCCGTTTATCCAGACAGCGAGGTGATCGTGGCGACGAAGCTGCGAGTCGACGATAGCTTCGCGGAAATAACGTCCGTGTACAGGCCTAGCCCGTATCACGGTGTTATAACGGAGGATCGAGGAAACTGGACGGTGGATGGCGGCGTTCGAGCGGCGAATCTGCACGCGGCGTCGCGACGAAGAAGGAACCTTCGACGGACGCCTCTGAAATCCTGTCTCGTG ATGACGGATCCCGATACGATCAACCACTTAACCGATTACGAAAATAAGCATATAGATGCGGTTACGAAGGCCAACTATCCTTGGATGTTGCATATAGCGAGCCGAATGAATGCAAC CATCGACTTTCGCGTGACCAACACCTGGGGATATCGACTGGAGAACGGGTCGTGGAACGGCCTCACCGGGATGCTGCAACGACGAGAGATCGATATAGGAGGCACGGCAACCTATCTTATTCAACAGCGTATCGGTGTAATCGATTATGTACAACTTTATACCCGCACCAA AGCGAAATTCATTTTCCGTGCGCCTTTGCTGTCCACCGTGAGCAACATTTTCACGCTGCCGTTTCAACGATCCGTCTGGATAGCGATCGGCGTTTTTCTTCTGCTGGTACTCGGCTTGCTCTACTTTTCCTCCAAATGGGAATATCGTCGGGGAGCATCGGCGAAAAGCGCCGCATATTGGCAGCAATTTCATCTGGACGAACAAACGCTCAGTGATAATTTCATGGTCGTGTTGGGTGCTTTTGCGCAACAAG GATACTCTTACGAGCCGTATCGCGTTCCCTCGCGAATCGTCACTTTGATGCTTTTACTCGCCGCTCTCAACCTGTACGCCTCTTACACGGCCAATATCGTCGCTCTGCTCCAATCCACCACCGACTCTATCAGAACTATCGCCGACCTGTTCTACAGCCCGTTAAAATTGGGGGCGCAAGACGTGGTCCACGTTCGACACTACCTCAAG AGCTTTCAAGATCCTCTGCGAAAAGCCATAGTGGAAAAGATCGAACCAAAGGGTCACAACAGCTCGTGGTTACCGGTCGAAGAAGGGGTTCGACGCGTTAAAGACGAGCTGTTCGCGTTCCACTCGGAACTGGGCGCGTTCTACAAGATAATGCAGGAGACGTATCGGGAGGAAGAGAAGTGCGGGATCACGGAGATCGATATACTGAACATGTTATATCCGCTTCTGGTGATCCCAACTCGATCGCCGTATCTGGAGATCGTAAAAAACGC GGCTTTGGCGTTGGCCGAGACTGGTCTGCAAACCCGCGAAGACAGCCGCTTGTACACGAAGAAGCCCAAATGCCAAGGACAAACGAGCTTCGTCAGCATAGGATTCACCGAGTGCTATTTCGCGTTGGTGGCGGTGGGCTACGGGGCGCTTCTCAGTCTCGTTGTGTTGGCGGTGGAACATCTGTGGCATAGGAAAGGAAGCTTGATCGACCTCCGGGCCGTGAAGAGGTTCGCCTCGGACGCCTTGCCGTTTCCCGGTGAAACACCGAACGACAACGCGACACCTTGGAACGAAGGCGATCCGTTTGAGTTCATCGAGGAGAGTCGTCGCTTGCCGAGCAAGGAAACGGAGAACGGATCGGTGTCAGAGGACGCGGATGATCGTCAATGA